In Rhodothermus sp., one DNA window encodes the following:
- a CDS encoding 4-coumarate--CoA ligase family protein, with translation MRIYRSPFPDVEIPEISLPEMVFQRVDAHPDKPALIEGLSGRTLTYAQLRERAQAFAAGLAARGFRKGDVLALYSPNLPEYAVVFYGVAMAGGFTTTVNPLYTVDELTHQLEDAGARFLVTVPPFLENARAAAARTGIEEVIVIGEAEGATPLVALLQHGTEPPVVDINPREDLVVLPYSSGTTGRPKGVMLTHYNIVANIVQTMAVERFEDDEVLIGILPFYHIYGMTVIMSMALYAGATVVTMPRFDLEQFLALLQKYRVTTAFLVPPIILALAKHPVVDQYDLSSLRYVTSGAAPLPEPVARQCAERLHVTVRQGYGMTETSPVTHFTPRDFPIKLTAVGVAVPNTEFRIVDVATHEDVPEGETGELWLRGPQVMKGYWKNPQATHDMLDKEGWLHTGDVARIDQDGYVYIVDRVKELIKYKGYQVAPAELEEVLQGHPAVADVAVVPSPDEEAGEVPKAYVVCKPGMEVTADELMAYVAERVAPYKKIRRVEFVDQIPKTLSGKILRRELVRREREAAGQA, from the coding sequence ATGCGTATTTATCGAAGCCCTTTTCCAGACGTAGAGATTCCGGAGATTTCACTGCCGGAGATGGTTTTTCAGCGGGTAGATGCACACCCGGATAAGCCAGCTTTGATTGAAGGGCTCAGCGGGCGTACGCTCACCTACGCCCAGCTTCGGGAGCGCGCGCAGGCCTTTGCGGCCGGCCTGGCTGCCCGGGGATTTCGCAAGGGAGATGTGCTGGCCCTCTACAGCCCGAACCTGCCGGAGTATGCGGTGGTCTTTTACGGGGTGGCTATGGCCGGCGGATTTACTACCACGGTGAACCCGCTCTATACCGTCGACGAACTGACGCATCAGTTGGAAGATGCCGGCGCGCGGTTTCTGGTAACCGTTCCGCCTTTTCTGGAAAATGCACGGGCAGCGGCTGCACGCACCGGCATCGAGGAGGTGATCGTTATTGGCGAGGCCGAAGGGGCTACGCCCCTGGTTGCATTGCTGCAGCATGGGACGGAGCCGCCGGTAGTGGACATCAATCCGCGGGAGGATCTGGTAGTGCTGCCATACTCCAGTGGCACCACCGGTCGGCCTAAAGGGGTCATGCTCACGCATTACAATATTGTGGCGAACATTGTTCAGACGATGGCCGTCGAGCGCTTTGAGGACGATGAGGTGCTCATCGGTATTCTGCCATTCTACCACATCTACGGAATGACCGTTATTATGAGCATGGCGCTTTACGCAGGCGCGACGGTGGTGACCATGCCGCGGTTCGACCTGGAGCAATTTCTGGCATTGCTCCAGAAGTACCGGGTTACTACGGCCTTTCTGGTGCCGCCGATCATTCTGGCGCTGGCCAAGCATCCGGTAGTTGATCAGTATGATCTGTCCAGTCTGCGGTATGTCACCTCCGGCGCGGCACCGCTTCCAGAGCCGGTAGCTCGGCAGTGTGCCGAACGGCTGCACGTGACCGTACGACAGGGCTACGGCATGACCGAGACCAGTCCGGTGACTCATTTCACACCACGCGATTTCCCGATCAAGCTAACGGCCGTGGGGGTGGCGGTACCGAACACGGAGTTCCGCATTGTCGACGTGGCCACGCATGAAGATGTACCGGAAGGCGAAACGGGTGAATTGTGGCTGCGAGGGCCACAGGTCATGAAGGGGTACTGGAAAAATCCACAGGCTACGCACGACATGCTTGATAAGGAAGGGTGGTTGCATACAGGCGATGTGGCCCGGATTGACCAGGATGGCTATGTGTACATTGTCGATCGGGTCAAGGAGCTGATCAAATACAAAGGCTATCAGGTGGCACCGGCCGAGCTGGAGGAAGTCCTGCAGGGACATCCGGCCGTGGCCGATGTGGCCGTGGTACCGAGCCCCGATGAGGAGGCTGGTGAGGTCCCCAAGGCGTATGTGGTGTGCAAGCCTGGCATGGAGGTGACAGCCGACGAGCTGATGGCCTACGTCGCTGAACGGGTGGCCCCCTACAAAAAGATCCGGCGGGTAGAATTTGTGGACCAGATACCGAAAACGCTTTCAGGCAAGATTCTTCGGCGCGAACTGGTCCGGCGTGAGCGAGAGGCGGCCGGACAGGCGTAA
- a CDS encoding NAD(P)-dependent oxidoreductase: MAFVTDGSLNGKVIFITGASRGIGKAIALRAARDGARIVIAAKTVAPHPKLPGTIYTAAEEIQAAGGEALPIPVDVRFEDQIQQAVEQAVAHFGRIDILVNNASAIYLAGTLETPMKRFDLMHQVNVRATFACSQACLPHLMQAENPHILVLAPPLNLKPRWFAPHLAYTLSKYGMSMCVLGMAEEFREAGVAVNALWPRTTIATAAVRNLLGGEEMVRRSRKPEIVADAAHVILTQPSRQCTGQFFIDEEVLRQVGVTDFTPYAVDPSVGELMPDLFV; encoded by the coding sequence ATGGCGTTCGTTACTGACGGCTCGCTGAACGGTAAGGTTATTTTTATCACGGGAGCCAGTCGCGGTATCGGTAAGGCGATAGCGCTTCGTGCAGCGCGCGATGGGGCACGTATCGTAATTGCGGCCAAGACGGTAGCGCCCCATCCGAAGCTGCCGGGCACCATCTACACCGCAGCCGAGGAGATCCAGGCCGCTGGTGGGGAGGCGCTGCCGATTCCGGTTGATGTGCGCTTCGAAGATCAGATACAGCAGGCGGTGGAACAGGCTGTGGCTCACTTCGGGCGGATTGATATTCTGGTCAACAATGCCAGCGCCATTTATCTGGCCGGTACGCTTGAGACGCCGATGAAGCGTTTTGATTTGATGCATCAGGTAAACGTGCGTGCTACGTTTGCCTGTTCACAGGCCTGTCTGCCACATCTGATGCAGGCCGAAAACCCGCACATTCTGGTCCTTGCTCCCCCACTGAATTTGAAGCCGCGCTGGTTCGCCCCCCATCTGGCCTATACCCTTTCGAAGTATGGTATGTCGATGTGCGTGTTGGGAATGGCTGAGGAGTTTCGAGAAGCAGGGGTAGCAGTGAACGCACTCTGGCCGCGTACGACGATAGCAACAGCCGCTGTGCGTAACCTGCTGGGCGGCGAAGAGATGGTGCGGCGTTCCCGCAAACCCGAGATTGTGGCCGATGCGGCGCATGTGATCCTGACGCAACCCAGTCGGCAGTGCACAGGACAGTTCTTTATCGACGAAGAGGTGCTGCGACAGGTAGGAGTGACGGACTTCACGCCCTACGCCGTCGATCCATCGGTCGGCGAGCTTATGCCCGATCTTTTTGTCTGA
- a CDS encoding enoyl-CoA hydratase-related protein produces MQEVVHEALLFEHDGPVAVLTLNRPERRNALNRTLEKALHTALLRVRDDESIRAVVLTGAGPDFCSGADLSAFQEIPSPAFVRRHLLQVYGPIVELMTTIEKPIIGAINGTAAGAGCALALACDLRVMADNASLMLAFSNIGLVPDMGATYLLVRQIGYARAFEMAAEGQRLPASRCLSWGLANRVVPAGRLQEEARRWARELAARPTLALGLSKAAFYYAFTATLREAVAFEALLQQQCIQSHDHQEGVRAFLEKRPPVFTGD; encoded by the coding sequence ATGCAGGAAGTGGTACACGAAGCCTTACTTTTCGAACACGATGGACCGGTAGCAGTCCTGACGCTGAATCGCCCCGAGCGTCGTAACGCGCTCAACCGCACGCTGGAAAAAGCGTTGCACACGGCACTTTTGCGCGTGCGCGACGACGAATCCATTCGGGCTGTCGTGCTGACCGGCGCCGGCCCGGACTTCTGTTCTGGAGCCGACCTGAGCGCTTTTCAGGAGATTCCTTCACCAGCCTTTGTACGCCGCCACCTGTTGCAGGTCTATGGCCCCATCGTCGAATTGATGACCACGATAGAAAAACCGATCATCGGGGCCATCAACGGTACGGCGGCCGGGGCCGGCTGCGCACTGGCGCTGGCCTGTGACCTGCGTGTCATGGCCGACAATGCCAGCCTGATGCTGGCCTTCAGCAATATCGGTCTGGTGCCCGACATGGGAGCCACTTATCTGCTGGTGCGGCAGATAGGCTATGCGCGGGCTTTCGAAATGGCGGCCGAAGGGCAACGCCTTCCGGCCAGCCGCTGCCTGTCGTGGGGGCTGGCCAACCGGGTCGTGCCTGCCGGCCGCCTGCAAGAAGAAGCCCGGCGCTGGGCACGCGAGCTGGCCGCTCGCCCCACGCTTGCGCTGGGGCTGAGCAAAGCGGCTTTTTATTACGCATTTACGGCTACACTCCGCGAAGCAGTCGCTTTTGAGGCATTGCTCCAACAGCAATGCATTCAGAGCCACGACCACCAGGAGGGCGTCCGCGCCTTTCTGGAAAAGCGTCCCCCTGTGTTTACTGGAGATTGA